The following coding sequences are from one Mesorhizobium onobrychidis window:
- a CDS encoding sn-glycerol-1-phosphate dehydrogenase — translation MTNPAAGSWTALIDDILDGRWTNPETGNKAVVPYDRIVIEESLEGRAGDLVSELDLGERFTVVADAATYDALGERVARELKTLGPVDVVILDHPHADMANVESLAVKLADADAVIAVGSGTINDLCKFVTGRNERRYCVFGTAGSMNGYTSTTASITLESGLKVSLPSHAPSGFFVDLGVSAAAPTYLSAAGFGDCLCRSVAQIDWWMSHRLLGTAYHQVPFLIQEKDEAALNERAAKLAEHNIEANGYLYRVLTLCGLGISFTGVSNHGSMGEHQVSHYIDCFAGERHPGTLHGTQVGVASLTMARLQQAMLASDKPPVVKATKIDPDDMVRRMGPAVAAQCLDELKKKAFDETAAAAFNERLQELWPTLRQELKQFMVPVDEMQRLLKSTGGPISAAELGTPADFYREAVVHCREMRNRFSFLDIAADAGMLEDFARGET, via the coding sequence ATGACGAATCCGGCAGCCGGATCCTGGACGGCATTAATCGACGACATTTTGGACGGGCGCTGGACCAACCCGGAGACCGGTAACAAGGCCGTTGTGCCGTATGACCGGATTGTCATCGAAGAAAGCCTCGAAGGGCGGGCGGGCGATCTCGTTTCTGAGCTCGACCTGGGTGAGCGGTTCACGGTCGTCGCGGATGCCGCGACCTATGATGCGCTTGGCGAACGCGTTGCGCGCGAACTGAAGACGCTCGGCCCCGTCGATGTCGTGATATTGGATCATCCGCATGCCGACATGGCCAACGTCGAAAGCCTGGCCGTCAAACTCGCGGATGCGGATGCCGTGATCGCGGTCGGTTCCGGCACGATCAACGATCTGTGCAAGTTCGTCACCGGAAGGAATGAACGGCGCTATTGCGTGTTCGGGACGGCCGGTTCGATGAACGGCTACACATCGACGACCGCGTCCATCACACTTGAAAGCGGCCTGAAGGTATCGCTTCCTTCCCATGCGCCATCAGGCTTTTTCGTCGATCTTGGCGTCTCCGCTGCCGCCCCGACCTATCTGTCGGCGGCGGGGTTCGGTGACTGCCTTTGCCGCTCGGTCGCCCAGATCGACTGGTGGATGTCGCACCGCCTGCTTGGCACGGCCTATCATCAGGTCCCGTTTCTCATCCAGGAAAAGGATGAGGCGGCGCTCAACGAGCGTGCGGCAAAGCTTGCCGAACACAACATCGAGGCCAATGGCTATCTCTACCGCGTGCTGACGCTCTGCGGCCTCGGCATTTCCTTCACCGGCGTCTCCAATCACGGTTCCATGGGCGAGCATCAGGTATCGCACTACATCGACTGCTTCGCGGGCGAGCGTCACCCCGGTACGCTCCACGGCACCCAGGTCGGCGTCGCTTCACTCACCATGGCGCGATTGCAGCAAGCAATGCTTGCCAGCGACAAGCCGCCGGTGGTGAAGGCGACGAAGATCGATCCCGACGACATGGTCCGCCGCATGGGGCCGGCTGTCGCCGCACAATGTCTCGACGAACTGAAGAAGAAGGCCTTCGACGAGACTGCTGCCGCCGCATTCAACGAGCGGCTGCAGGAGCTCTGGCCGACGCTCAGGCAGGAGCTTAAGCAATTCATGGTGCCCGTCGACGAAATGCAGCGGCTGCTGAAATCCACCGGCGGGCCGATTTCAGCGGCCGAATTGGGCACGCCGGCCGATTTCTATCGCGAGGCCGTCGTTCATTGCCGGGAGATGCGCAATCGCTTCTCGTTCCTCGACATTGCTGCGGATGCAGGAATGCTGGAGGATTTTGCTCGCGGGGAAACCTGA
- a CDS encoding sugar-binding transcriptional regulator produces the protein MNANADIDVVRPSGLSALPPEFDSAVAWAAWLYYVDQLNQSDVAKVMNVSRASVVHYLQEARESGLVAVQVDHDAFARTLTSRRLMEKYGLRGAAVIPDLDPNDADRRIGEAAGRLLASMVDPGDTIGVAWGKTVLAAARSIPRLRHDRNLTVVQLSGSSIGTSDFSPEFCTSLMANRLGARCINLLAPAIVSTDELHDELMQEPMLVNQFRMIRAAGKVIFGIGDIGPESTYARAGISDAAALAGMIEQGALGVIIGRFIDAQGAPFATPLDGRTVGITLDELKAVPVRICAAGGARKMGAIRAGLGGGYATHFVTDMATANILLE, from the coding sequence ATGAATGCCAATGCCGACATCGACGTGGTCCGACCATCTGGGCTCTCGGCACTGCCGCCGGAATTCGACAGCGCGGTGGCGTGGGCTGCCTGGCTCTACTATGTCGACCAGCTCAACCAGAGCGACGTGGCCAAGGTCATGAACGTCTCCAGGGCGAGCGTGGTGCACTATCTGCAGGAGGCGCGCGAAAGCGGACTTGTCGCGGTGCAGGTCGACCACGACGCTTTTGCCCGCACCTTGACGTCGCGGCGTCTCATGGAAAAATACGGGCTTCGCGGCGCGGCGGTCATCCCTGACCTCGATCCCAACGATGCCGACCGCCGCATCGGCGAAGCGGCAGGACGGCTGCTCGCATCCATGGTCGATCCGGGTGACACGATCGGCGTTGCTTGGGGAAAAACGGTGCTCGCTGCCGCCCGCTCGATCCCACGACTACGGCATGATCGGAACCTCACCGTCGTCCAGCTCTCGGGAAGCTCGATCGGGACCAGCGATTTCTCGCCGGAATTCTGCACCTCGCTAATGGCCAATCGGCTCGGCGCCCGCTGCATCAACCTGCTTGCCCCGGCGATCGTCTCCACCGACGAACTGCACGACGAACTCATGCAGGAGCCGATGCTCGTCAACCAGTTCCGTATGATCCGTGCCGCCGGCAAAGTCATCTTCGGGATCGGCGATATCGGGCCGGAGAGCACCTATGCCCGAGCCGGGATATCGGATGCGGCCGCACTTGCTGGCATGATCGAGCAGGGAGCGCTCGGCGTTATCATCGGGCGGTTCATCGACGCTCAAGGAGCCCCTTTCGCAACACCGCTCGACGGACGCACCGTCGGCATCACGCTCGATGAATTGAAAGCGGTGCCCGTCCGCATCTGCGCCGCCGGTGGCGCCCGCAAGATGGGGGCGATCAGGGCTGGGCTCGGCGGCGGATATGCGACACATTTTGTCACCGACATGGCCACCGCGAACATTCTCTTGGAGTAA
- a CDS encoding ArsR/SmtB family transcription factor, which yields MTVATSLHSASQPPIDGIFRALADPTRRRVVERLNRSPASVSELAQPFDMALPSFVEHLRVLEGCGLVRSEKAGRVRTYRLAPEPLKLAENWLVEQRALWERRLDQFDDYVLKLKEKDK from the coding sequence ATGACCGTGGCAACAAGCCTGCACTCCGCCAGCCAGCCGCCGATCGACGGCATCTTCCGGGCGCTTGCCGATCCAACGCGCCGCCGAGTTGTCGAGCGGCTGAACAGAAGCCCGGCCTCGGTCAGCGAGCTAGCCCAGCCATTCGACATGGCCCTGCCCTCCTTCGTCGAGCATCTCAGGGTTTTGGAAGGCTGCGGGCTGGTGCGGTCCGAAAAAGCCGGCCGTGTCAGGACCTACCGGCTTGCACCTGAGCCACTGAAGCTTGCGGAAAACTGGCTGGTCGAGCAGCGCGCGCTGTGGGAACGCCGCCTCGACCAGTTCGACGACTACGTCCTAAAACTCAAGGAGAAAGACAAATGA
- a CDS encoding xylulokinase encodes MGSSDGPLVVGLDSSTQSCKAIAWSRDGRAVAEGRAPIDLMKPRPDYVEQEVTDWWQAATVALRQLFGAVDAKRIAGIAISNQRETVALIDGAGEPIGPASLWLDERAAGLVDRFAAEIGRERLHAITGKPIDVTPVVYRLKWLRENEPERLDHAKKILDVHGYLTLKLTGTPSASWTSADPFGLFDISRKAWSQPLLDHLGIKPSQLPNAVRSGTRVGTVHAAAAAATGLAEGTPVIAAGGDGQCAGLGVNAMREGVVYLNLGTAIIAGIWSREPVVGAFWRTMTSPTGDGYFLEAVQRAGVYFVNWFVDTFAGGRSDPAIFDRLEREAAAVPIGSDGLLAGTTLVGCMDPHWDPSARASFIGMHPSHTLGHFYRAGLEAMTLQTARALEEMRSHGLSPAQMVAIGGGANSKLWTKMIADATGIAIHKGHNAEASSLGAAISAAVGIGWFESFAEAADAMTSIAETIEPDPRDRETWNALSARQAKVFPATQFAWRN; translated from the coding sequence ATGGGCAGCAGCGACGGACCTCTTGTCGTCGGCCTCGACAGTTCCACGCAATCGTGCAAGGCGATTGCCTGGAGCCGGGACGGACGAGCCGTGGCGGAAGGCCGCGCGCCGATCGATCTGATGAAGCCGAGGCCGGACTATGTCGAGCAGGAGGTCACCGACTGGTGGCAGGCCGCAACAGTAGCGCTGCGACAGCTTTTCGGAGCGGTCGATGCGAAACGCATCGCCGGTATCGCGATCTCCAACCAGCGCGAGACCGTAGCCCTCATCGACGGCGCCGGCGAGCCGATCGGACCCGCGAGCCTGTGGCTCGACGAACGTGCCGCCGGGCTGGTCGACCGTTTCGCGGCGGAGATCGGCCGTGAGCGGCTGCACGCAATCACAGGCAAGCCGATCGATGTGACGCCGGTCGTCTACCGCCTGAAATGGCTGCGCGAGAACGAGCCGGAACGGTTGGACCATGCGAAGAAAATCCTCGACGTGCACGGCTATCTGACGCTGAAACTGACGGGAACGCCAAGTGCGAGTTGGACGAGCGCCGATCCGTTCGGTCTCTTCGATATCTCGCGCAAGGCATGGTCGCAGCCGCTCCTCGATCATCTCGGCATCAAGCCGTCGCAACTTCCCAATGCGGTGCGGTCCGGCACGCGGGTCGGGACCGTTCATGCCGCGGCCGCCGCCGCAACAGGGCTAGCCGAAGGAACGCCGGTGATTGCCGCCGGCGGCGATGGGCAATGCGCCGGGCTCGGCGTCAATGCCATGCGCGAGGGCGTCGTCTATCTCAATCTCGGAACTGCGATCATCGCGGGAATCTGGTCGCGGGAACCGGTGGTCGGCGCCTTCTGGCGTACCATGACCTCGCCGACAGGCGATGGCTATTTCCTCGAGGCAGTGCAGCGGGCGGGTGTCTATTTCGTCAACTGGTTCGTCGACACTTTTGCCGGCGGGCGCTCCGATCCGGCGATCTTCGACCGCCTTGAAAGGGAAGCGGCGGCCGTCCCGATCGGCTCGGACGGACTTCTCGCTGGAACCACCCTGGTCGGTTGCATGGATCCGCATTGGGATCCGAGCGCACGCGCAAGCTTCATCGGCATGCATCCCTCGCACACGCTCGGTCATTTTTATCGTGCGGGGCTCGAGGCGATGACGCTGCAAACCGCCCGGGCTCTCGAAGAGATGCGCAGCCATGGCCTTTCGCCGGCGCAAATGGTGGCGATCGGCGGCGGCGCCAACAGCAAGCTTTGGACAAAGATGATCGCGGACGCAACCGGGATCGCGATCCATAAGGGTCACAATGCTGAAGCCTCCTCCCTGGGCGCAGCCATTAGCGCTGCGGTCGGCATCGGATGGTTCGAGAGTTTTGCTGAGGCCGCTGACGCGATGACGAGCATCGCCGAGACGATCGAACCGGACCCACGCGACCGCGAAACTTGGAACGCGCTGTCGGCCAGGCAGGCCAAGGTCTTCCCCGCGACCCAATTCGCCTGGCGCAATTGA
- a CDS encoding carbohydrate ABC transporter permease, with protein MNGSFSTRMLRTIAAWVVVAVFFFPIYYWTSVAFKHGNDIFNRPPKLFAFTPTFDNFQKVFGISLGSGGITVTPGGGNFYMAPRVWDSIVIATLSTVLAVAIATLAAYALSRMNFRGRHSFVGWVLSTRMMPPVAVAVPMFFIYKNFGLIDTYTGMVLIHALMNLPLAVLLMKSFFDDIPSEIDESAIVDGASRFMIFRRIVLPMAKGGIAATAVLCFIFSWTEFLFALTLTTTSVKTVPVVSSTFVTSIGTAWGNMAALGAASIIPAFIVILLVQKHLVRGLTMGSLKQ; from the coding sequence ATGAACGGCTCCTTCTCAACGCGCATGCTTCGCACCATCGCCGCCTGGGTTGTGGTCGCAGTCTTCTTCTTTCCGATCTACTACTGGACGTCGGTGGCGTTCAAACACGGCAATGACATCTTCAACCGGCCGCCGAAACTGTTCGCTTTCACGCCGACCTTCGACAATTTCCAGAAGGTGTTCGGGATTTCGCTGGGCAGCGGCGGCATCACCGTGACGCCGGGCGGCGGCAATTTCTACATGGCGCCCCGCGTCTGGGATTCGATCGTGATCGCTACGCTGTCGACCGTGCTCGCCGTCGCCATCGCCACGCTTGCCGCCTATGCCCTATCGCGAATGAACTTCCGCGGCCGGCACAGTTTTGTCGGATGGGTGTTGTCGACGCGCATGATGCCGCCCGTCGCGGTCGCGGTTCCGATGTTCTTCATCTACAAGAATTTCGGTCTCATCGACACCTATACCGGCATGGTGCTGATCCACGCGCTGATGAACCTGCCGCTCGCCGTCCTACTGATGAAGAGCTTCTTCGACGACATTCCGTCGGAGATCGACGAGAGCGCCATTGTCGATGGCGCCAGCCGCTTCATGATCTTCCGGCGGATCGTGCTGCCGATGGCCAAGGGCGGCATCGCCGCCACGGCGGTCCTCTGCTTCATCTTCAGCTGGACCGAATTCCTGTTTGCGCTGACCCTGACCACCACGTCTGTCAAGACCGTGCCTGTCGTCTCGTCGACCTTCGTCACCTCGATCGGCACCGCCTGGGGCAACATGGCCGCGCTTGGCGCCGCATCCATCATTCCCGCTTTCATCGTCATTCTGTTGGTTCAAAAGCACCTCGTGCGCGGTCTCACGATGGGATCGTTGAAACAATAG
- a CDS encoding sugar-binding transcriptional regulator has protein sequence MTSIGLLARVAHQYFVLGETQQAIAERLQINRTKIHRLLAEAKERGIVSIRINAGTSQALEMEEQLRRKYRLDICSVTPNDTGSELGLSEVIGIYAAQTVETLLRDDMTVAMAWGRTMRWLASNIEPVALRNVTVVPLLGSLSRRSSIDKYDAAAVFAQRTQAESYYLPGPIICDSRESRETILQQPSAREVIQKALNADLALMSVGGTTSSTLRSVGYMTDEEFDDILSMKPIGNFLGYFFDRNAELIDHPVNERIVGVYPLDTMNIPKRILVSGGKNKVGIMAKLLEKGFFTGLITDQETGSSL, from the coding sequence ATGACGTCGATCGGTCTCCTGGCACGGGTAGCCCATCAGTATTTCGTGTTGGGCGAAACGCAGCAGGCCATCGCCGAGCGGCTGCAGATCAACCGCACCAAGATCCACAGGTTGCTGGCCGAGGCGAAGGAGCGCGGCATCGTCTCGATCCGCATCAACGCCGGGACGTCCCAGGCGCTCGAAATGGAAGAACAGCTCAGGCGGAAGTACCGGCTCGACATATGCAGCGTCACACCGAACGATACCGGGTCGGAGCTCGGGCTCTCCGAAGTGATCGGCATCTATGCCGCGCAGACCGTCGAGACGCTGCTCAGGGACGACATGACGGTCGCCATGGCGTGGGGCCGAACCATGAGATGGCTCGCCTCCAACATCGAACCGGTGGCCCTCAGGAACGTTACCGTCGTGCCGCTTCTCGGCTCTCTGTCGCGCCGGTCGTCGATCGACAAATACGACGCCGCCGCCGTCTTTGCCCAGCGCACCCAGGCCGAATCCTACTATCTCCCCGGACCCATCATCTGCGACAGCCGCGAAAGCCGCGAGACGATCCTGCAGCAACCGAGCGCGCGCGAGGTTATCCAGAAGGCACTGAACGCCGACCTTGCGCTGATGAGCGTCGGCGGCACAACCAGCTCGACGCTTCGGAGCGTCGGTTATATGACCGACGAGGAATTCGACGATATCCTCAGCATGAAACCGATCGGGAACTTTCTCGGCTATTTCTTCGACCGGAACGCCGAACTCATCGACCATCCCGTCAATGAACGCATTGTCGGGGTTTACCCTCTCGACACAATGAACATTCCCAAACGCATCCTTGTTTCCGGCGGAAAGAATAAGGTCGGCATCATGGCCAAGCTCCTGGAAAAGGGATTCTTCACCGGGCTCATCACCGACCAGGAGACGGGGAGTTCGCTCTGA
- a CDS encoding ArsC family reductase: protein MTITMYGITNCDTIKKARVWLESHDVAYRFHDYRVEGLEADRLDGWSGMVGWEILLNKASTTFRELSDEDKLSLDERKAKALMLAMPTMIKRPVLDLGDRILVGFKPDVYQQAVGGLK, encoded by the coding sequence TTGACGATCACGATGTACGGCATCACCAATTGCGACACGATCAAGAAGGCGCGTGTCTGGCTGGAGAGCCATGATGTCGCTTATCGCTTTCACGACTACAGGGTCGAAGGACTGGAGGCGGATCGGCTGGACGGTTGGTCCGGCATGGTCGGCTGGGAAATCCTGCTCAACAAGGCGAGCACGACATTTCGCGAACTGTCGGACGAGGACAAGCTGAGCCTCGATGAGAGGAAAGCCAAGGCGCTGATGCTGGCCATGCCGACGATGATCAAGCGGCCGGTCCTCGATCTTGGTGATCGTATCCTCGTCGGCTTCAAGCCTGATGTCTATCAGCAGGCTGTGGGTGGGTTGAAGTAG
- a CDS encoding HAD-IIB family hydrolase has product MRDLAEFGPESASRIRGVFCDIDDTLTTEGRLPADAYGALERLHEAGLVVAPITGRPAGWCDMIARFWPVTGVVGENGAFYFAYDQATRKMIRVFAASAEERRENRRRLTELERRIVQEVPGSAVSADQQYREADLAIDFCEDVPALPMSDARRIKQIFEQAGAVAKISSIHVNGWFGRYDKLSMTRRFASERLGTDLDAEKLAYAFVGDSPNDAPMFGFFPNSFGVANVMDFQGQIDAEPVFVARSRGGRGFVEVADMILANRRSGVV; this is encoded by the coding sequence ATGCGCGATCTCGCCGAATTCGGACCCGAATCTGCGTCGCGCATTCGCGGCGTCTTCTGCGATATCGACGACACGCTGACTACCGAGGGCCGTCTTCCGGCCGATGCCTACGGTGCGCTCGAACGCCTGCACGAGGCGGGCCTTGTCGTTGCTCCCATTACCGGGAGACCGGCAGGCTGGTGCGACATGATTGCCCGGTTCTGGCCGGTGACCGGTGTGGTCGGCGAAAATGGCGCTTTTTATTTCGCCTATGATCAGGCAACGCGAAAGATGATCCGGGTTTTCGCGGCGAGCGCTGAGGAACGCCGGGAAAACAGGCGCAGGCTCACCGAACTGGAAAGGCGCATTGTCCAGGAAGTGCCGGGTTCGGCCGTATCCGCCGACCAGCAATACCGCGAAGCCGATCTGGCCATCGACTTTTGCGAAGATGTTCCGGCGCTGCCGATGTCCGATGCCAGGCGCATCAAGCAGATTTTCGAGCAGGCCGGCGCTGTCGCCAAGATTTCGTCGATCCATGTGAATGGCTGGTTCGGCCGATACGACAAGCTGTCGATGACGCGCCGCTTTGCAAGCGAGAGGCTGGGAACCGATCTCGATGCTGAAAAGCTGGCCTATGCATTCGTCGGAGACAGCCCGAACGACGCCCCGATGTTCGGGTTCTTTCCGAACTCGTTCGGGGTCGCGAATGTCATGGACTTCCAGGGACAGATCGACGCCGAACCCGTTTTCGTCGCCAGGTCGCGGGGTGGACGCGGCTTCGTCGAGGTTGCCGATATGATCCTGGCAAACCGGAGGTCGGGGGTGGTCTGA
- a CDS encoding SDR family oxidoreductase: MAGKQLVAVTGASSGIGEAVAKVFSRAGHPVLMMARRLERMEALNLPDSMARQVDVRDRAAIAAAVKGAEAEYGPVDMLFANAGIARLADIGRQPPEEWDEMIDINTKGVLNSVHAVMAGMMERRHGTLFMMSSIAGRKVYPDHTVYCGTKFFVHAVSESLRDYLSDYDVRVVVLSPGVIETEVLSGVLDPQTLANYKANKLKIGGGIGPEHVADLMLHTYQMPQNALVQEIVITPTRQKY; this comes from the coding sequence ATGGCTGGAAAACAGCTCGTAGCAGTGACAGGAGCCAGTTCTGGTATCGGCGAGGCGGTCGCCAAGGTGTTTTCGCGCGCCGGCCATCCTGTTCTTATGATGGCCCGCCGTCTGGAGCGCATGGAGGCGCTGAATCTGCCCGACAGCATGGCTCGGCAGGTCGATGTCCGGGACCGCGCCGCAATCGCAGCCGCCGTGAAGGGGGCGGAAGCCGAATACGGACCGGTCGACATGCTCTTTGCCAATGCCGGCATCGCGCGCCTTGCCGACATAGGCCGCCAGCCGCCCGAGGAATGGGACGAGATGATCGACATCAACACGAAAGGCGTGCTGAACTCGGTCCACGCCGTGATGGCGGGCATGATGGAGCGCCGTCATGGGACGCTGTTCATGATGAGTTCGATCGCTGGCCGGAAGGTCTATCCGGATCATACGGTTTACTGCGGGACAAAATTCTTCGTTCACGCCGTGTCGGAATCGCTGCGCGACTATCTTTCCGACTATGACGTCCGCGTGGTTGTGCTTTCGCCCGGGGTGATCGAAACCGAAGTTCTGAGCGGCGTCCTCGATCCGCAGACGCTCGCCAACTACAAGGCTAACAAGCTCAAGATCGGCGGCGGGATTGGGCCCGAGCACGTCGCTGACCTCATGCTGCACACCTACCAGATGCCGCAGAACGCCCTCGTGCAGGAAATCGTCATCACGCCGACAAGGCAGAAATACTGA
- a CDS encoding carbohydrate ABC transporter permease, whose amino-acid sequence MRVAQARRFVVSDHPLPWLLPLVAILLVFTVYPLIYNIWLSFHEFVPRRRALEFVGTENWVQLWNDTRFWQSLVITFTYFAIALVFELVLGMAIALLLDSDGFGFGFLRGVLTMTLVIPPAIVGMMYLLMEDPQFGVISYLLQSIGLLNPNNPILATASTALAGVLVAEIWQWTPFMVLIFLAGLRALPPEPYEAAMIDGASSFQIFRRITLPMMSKVIAIAVLVRGIDLFRVFDYVFVMTSGGPGASTYSLSLYAWQQTFSFVKWGYGATLSLVTLVIILVIANLFIRIAKVRW is encoded by the coding sequence GTGCGGGTTGCCCAAGCCAGACGTTTCGTCGTTTCGGATCACCCGCTGCCCTGGCTGCTGCCGCTGGTGGCGATCCTGCTTGTCTTCACGGTCTATCCCCTGATCTACAACATCTGGCTGAGCTTCCATGAGTTCGTCCCGCGCCGACGGGCGCTCGAATTCGTCGGAACGGAAAACTGGGTGCAGCTCTGGAACGACACGCGGTTCTGGCAGTCGCTCGTCATCACCTTCACCTATTTCGCCATCGCGCTGGTCTTTGAACTGGTGCTCGGCATGGCGATCGCGCTGCTCCTCGACAGCGACGGCTTCGGTTTCGGATTCCTGCGCGGCGTCCTGACGATGACGCTCGTCATCCCGCCGGCCATCGTCGGCATGATGTATCTGCTGATGGAGGATCCGCAGTTCGGGGTGATCAGCTACCTCCTGCAGTCGATTGGTCTGCTCAATCCAAACAACCCCATCCTCGCCACGGCGTCGACCGCGCTTGCCGGCGTTCTCGTCGCGGAAATCTGGCAGTGGACGCCGTTCATGGTCCTCATCTTCCTTGCCGGTCTCAGGGCGCTGCCGCCCGAGCCTTACGAGGCCGCGATGATCGACGGCGCGTCGTCGTTCCAGATTTTCCGGCGTATCACCCTGCCGATGATGTCGAAGGTGATCGCCATCGCCGTGCTGGTCCGCGGCATCGATCTGTTCCGCGTCTTCGACTACGTCTTCGTCATGACCTCCGGCGGGCCGGGAGCGTCGACCTACTCGCTTTCCCTCTATGCATGGCAGCAGACGTTCAGCTTCGTAAAATGGGGCTATGGAGCCACGCTCAGTCTCGTCACCCTGGTGATCATCCTCGTCATTGCCAATCTCTTCATCCGTATCGCGAAGGTGAGATGGTAA
- a CDS encoding ABC transporter substrate-binding protein, translated as MKDSIRKAHLASVTDRFVRGQMDRRSFLRAASILGLGAGALGMGLGRRPFYGISQASAQEQELKPSAEITKWLSDVGKPFAGTTLRLATESTPPSNAIATQLKQYFEEATGIKVEIEVLPLEQVLQKLTLDVASSLGTYDLYYIDQSWAASFSQDVFDPREQLKNADLAMPNYNIDDFLKPLVDGIAMYEDRMVGVPYDIPIFIMQYRKDVWDELKLPPPATLDDLLKASAAITDAKGPNMYGTSGQMKSGHYSLECDWTAWLWGHGGSIFGPDGKFTGNDEAGLAAMAYWDKLKATMPPGVDGWTWDGEGQSVGQGVAASMLSWGEFFPFFDDPKASKVSGLMEAMVPPKPAATLRTVEQTGFGEIPGVGHQGGSSLAVSKYSKSPDAAWIFMQWATSADTQALITVLGGGTGPTRTSVYDDPRVLANARVGAGTTRHLPVVRDTIANYMGSEPDLPAWAELSSDMIPVALGKYFAGQSGSAKESLDALKTQVDDLVAKG; from the coding sequence ATGAAAGACAGCATCAGAAAGGCGCATCTTGCCTCTGTCACCGATCGCTTCGTTCGCGGACAGATGGACCGGCGCTCGTTTCTTCGCGCAGCAAGCATTCTCGGCCTCGGTGCCGGCGCGCTCGGCATGGGCCTGGGACGACGTCCGTTCTACGGCATCAGCCAGGCATCGGCTCAGGAACAGGAACTAAAGCCCAGCGCCGAAATCACCAAGTGGCTCTCGGATGTCGGCAAGCCCTTTGCCGGAACGACCCTTCGTCTCGCCACCGAATCGACGCCGCCGTCGAATGCCATCGCCACGCAGCTCAAGCAGTATTTCGAGGAGGCTACCGGCATCAAGGTCGAGATCGAAGTGCTGCCGCTCGAGCAAGTGCTGCAGAAGCTGACGCTCGACGTGGCGTCGAGCCTCGGCACTTACGACCTCTACTATATCGACCAGAGCTGGGCGGCGAGCTTCAGCCAGGACGTCTTCGACCCGCGTGAGCAGCTCAAGAACGCCGATCTGGCAATGCCGAATTACAACATCGACGACTTCCTGAAGCCGCTCGTCGACGGTATCGCCATGTACGAGGACCGCATGGTCGGCGTGCCCTATGACATCCCGATCTTCATCATGCAGTACCGCAAGGACGTCTGGGACGAGCTCAAGCTGCCGCCTCCGGCCACGCTGGACGATTTGCTGAAGGCGTCTGCGGCGATCACCGACGCCAAGGGCCCGAACATGTACGGCACCAGCGGCCAGATGAAATCGGGCCATTACAGCCTCGAATGCGATTGGACGGCGTGGCTTTGGGGCCATGGCGGTTCGATTTTCGGCCCCGACGGCAAATTCACCGGCAATGACGAAGCTGGCTTGGCCGCCATGGCCTACTGGGACAAGCTCAAGGCGACGATGCCGCCCGGCGTCGACGGCTGGACATGGGATGGCGAGGGCCAGTCGGTCGGCCAGGGCGTCGCGGCCTCGATGCTGTCTTGGGGCGAATTCTTCCCGTTCTTCGACGATCCCAAGGCTTCCAAGGTCTCCGGTCTGATGGAAGCGATGGTTCCGCCGAAACCTGCCGCCACGCTGCGCACCGTCGAGCAGACCGGATTCGGCGAAATTCCGGGCGTTGGTCACCAGGGCGGTTCTTCGCTCGCGGTGTCGAAATACTCGAAGAGCCCGGACGCCGCCTGGATTTTCATGCAGTGGGCGACCTCAGCCGATACCCAGGCGCTGATAACCGTTCTGGGCGGCGGTACGGGGCCAACGCGCACCAGCGTCTATGACGATCCGCGCGTGCTGGCCAATGCGCGTGTCGGCGCCGGCACGACCCGCCATTTGCCGGTCGTGCGCGACACCATCGCCAACTACATGGGATCCGAGCCCGACCTGCCGGCATGGGCAGAACTCTCGAGCGATATGATCCCGGTTGCACTGGGCAAATACTTCGCCGGCCAGTCGGGCTCGGCCAAGGAGTCGCTCGACGCCCTGAAAACCCAGGTCGACGATCTCGTCGCCAAGGGCTGA